In the Alteromonas sp. M12 genome, one interval contains:
- a CDS encoding RNA-binding protein, whose amino-acid sequence MKSFSLLNTLFAIAFSIIAYFALPDDFTSVQLAFIFGLLFGAIAIPQFSKLISESKSVKSSAEDISSTTTLYVGNLPYKVDENAVSEHFSEFGTVASVRLMKDRRTGKRKGYGFVEVASSSADKMIKKLNDTDFQERTLKVRLAKDKTEG is encoded by the coding sequence ATGAAATCTTTCTCTTTATTAAACACACTATTCGCTATAGCATTTTCAATCATTGCTTACTTCGCACTCCCAGACGATTTTACTTCCGTTCAATTGGCCTTCATTTTCGGCTTACTTTTCGGAGCAATCGCCATTCCTCAATTTTCTAAACTTATTTCTGAATCCAAATCAGTTAAAAGTTCAGCAGAAGACATATCATCAACCACCACTCTTTATGTTGGTAACCTTCCATATAAAGTAGACGAAAATGCAGTATCTGAACATTTTTCAGAATTTGGCACTGTAGCCTCAGTTCGATTAATGAAAGACCGCCGCACTGGAAAGCGCAAAGGATACGGTTTTGTTGAAGTTGCCAGTAGCAGTGCAGACAAAATGATTAAGAAGTTAAACGATACTGATTTTCAAGAACGTACATTGAAAGTACGGTTAGCCAAAGATAAAACTGAAGGTTAA
- a CDS encoding ATP-binding protein, with product MFLGQKLRNVLSILAFIYCVNSYSFESKKTLEDSPLGATHSLFKGKSSLWLGGENGIFAITGSYVLRYGEKDHSLFEYDVESIYEDIQGGIWIATFGKGIYFLEADEFYKVDFNIKEKVSLFCRDIKGIDEVIYFSCGGEIYSYSIATGKYKLELDSSIADTRDITFFEIAENTIYAIDEYNKLISSNNGEILELISPDKFENILEFHTVFVLDSNTLLVGTNKGLLSIDRKNNQVGFLLTDSIDEDVTQIFKFGNQDLWIYQNGFKRIEFMNNKQPETVKIFDEMGGVDFGDVYDVSVFDDDTFVFSSPLFGITTFNSINNSIAYLNLSKSSSGSIEESFFDGEKLMLSFNNRLQEFDLDTFVIKELTEDIGFVSSIRKLSGNAYLIFSDKLGLAEVGFKQGGDYEIKYFNIDLKGGEITSILSYSESYSLFGVIGGKSPGIYRIDKYGNYKQLVKSVNPDILLKKTDGQIIVALRFYGVKSLSELEQIDVENLIVDKKLAYINNCLLEDNKGVIWLCTDGAGLAYLDENSGDLKYIDTVYTANSRHIRELVQDSEGYFWVMTNQGLVRYDHVNKTSIKLGKEDGIKDVDFEITASINLTDDQILIAGDRENYIVNTRLANRFLDKRLKKVNQTVFVDLMVLLRDEQGMVSKKLDLIKSVENNTPMVISYDEFLFELSFAANNFVDRDVLKFQYRLVGLNNSWVDASTKNASATYSTLPSGDYLFEVRVVDPKSASIQPVNSLKIKVRPPYWQTWQAYTVYIIACILALIGFSKYRTFQLKSLNERLESSVLIQTKELATSKRRLGDALHHKELLYANASHEFRTPLALISGPIEQLAKSITDEKSKRFLDILRLNAFRLTNLVDQVLELSKIDSSRLDDKVHYDLYNSIQIIVESFRPISLSKGQQLIFKNTCEGTGTYIADSLEKILSNLLMNAFKYNNEGGDVVVCVSSVDSTLTIEIADHGLGIEAENMDLIFDRFTRLENASEANGSGLGLAVVKELVNANGGNIEVESQIGEGTKFIISLPKSNVTSITESELFVSTSIDNNKTELEVVDIDSTISSVNNEATKKLSILIVEDQVDMRNYLSLIFSKEYDCYSAKNGQEGFEKSLEIIPDIIVTDLMMPVSDGFELAGKIRENELTSHIPIIMLTAKGDDKTRMASWGHHIDQYIKKPFNNLELLARAKNLLEIRRKISQKYNFNGVENKDIFELNSDCMSSERDTRFYDKFIDWLEDNYKDNRCSRSRAVIELAISERQLNRKLTAFTNSSFTELLRKYRLIKAKDDLLNGKQITETAFNVGFSSSAYFSNKFKKEFGLSPKAYIKKMKAD from the coding sequence GTGTTTTTGGGACAAAAACTTAGAAATGTACTGTCAATTTTAGCTTTTATTTATTGTGTTAACTCATATTCTTTTGAGTCGAAAAAGACACTTGAAGATAGTCCTTTAGGTGCTACTCACTCGCTCTTTAAAGGGAAGTCTTCTTTATGGTTAGGGGGAGAAAATGGAATCTTTGCAATTACTGGCTCTTATGTTTTACGTTATGGGGAAAAAGATCATTCTCTGTTTGAATATGATGTTGAATCCATATACGAAGATATTCAAGGGGGAATTTGGATTGCAACCTTTGGGAAAGGTATTTATTTTTTAGAAGCCGATGAGTTTTATAAAGTCGATTTCAATATTAAAGAAAAAGTGTCCCTATTTTGCCGCGATATCAAAGGTATCGATGAAGTTATTTATTTCAGTTGTGGCGGAGAAATATATAGTTATTCAATTGCAACAGGAAAGTATAAATTAGAATTAGATTCATCTATTGCTGATACGAGAGATATTACGTTTTTCGAGATTGCTGAAAATACTATTTATGCGATTGATGAATACAATAAGTTAATCAGTTCAAATAACGGGGAGATCTTGGAGCTTATTTCCCCCGATAAATTTGAGAATATTTTAGAGTTTCACACTGTTTTTGTTTTAGATTCAAATACCTTGCTTGTTGGGACAAACAAAGGACTACTTTCAATTGATAGAAAAAATAATCAAGTTGGCTTTTTACTAACTGACAGTATTGATGAGGACGTCACTCAAATTTTTAAGTTTGGAAATCAAGATCTTTGGATTTATCAAAATGGATTTAAAAGAATAGAGTTTATGAATAATAAACAGCCAGAAACAGTTAAAATTTTTGATGAAATGGGAGGGGTCGATTTTGGTGACGTTTATGATGTTAGTGTTTTTGATGATGACACTTTTGTTTTTTCTAGTCCTCTTTTTGGTATCACCACATTCAATTCAATAAATAATTCGATTGCATATTTGAATTTATCTAAAAGTAGTTCAGGCTCGATTGAAGAGAGTTTCTTCGATGGCGAAAAGCTAATGCTATCTTTTAATAATCGTCTGCAAGAATTCGATTTGGATACTTTCGTAATAAAAGAGCTTACAGAAGATATTGGCTTTGTAAGCTCAATTAGAAAGCTGTCTGGAAATGCATATTTAATATTCTCAGATAAATTAGGGTTAGCGGAGGTTGGTTTTAAGCAAGGCGGAGATTATGAAATTAAGTACTTCAATATAGATTTAAAAGGGGGGGAAATCACTTCTATTTTGTCTTACTCAGAAAGTTACTCTCTATTTGGCGTGATAGGTGGAAAATCCCCGGGTATTTATAGAATTGATAAGTATGGAAACTATAAGCAATTAGTTAAAAGTGTTAATCCTGATATTTTGCTAAAAAAAACTGATGGTCAAATAATTGTAGCGCTAAGGTTTTATGGAGTTAAGAGCCTTAGCGAACTTGAACAAATAGATGTAGAAAATCTTATTGTTGATAAAAAATTAGCATATATTAACAATTGTTTATTGGAAGACAATAAAGGGGTCATTTGGCTTTGTACCGATGGGGCTGGGCTAGCTTATTTAGATGAAAATTCCGGAGATTTAAAATATATTGATACTGTTTATACTGCGAATTCTAGACATATAAGAGAGCTTGTGCAGGATTCGGAGGGGTATTTCTGGGTAATGACCAATCAGGGATTGGTTAGATATGACCACGTTAATAAGACCTCAATTAAACTCGGTAAAGAAGACGGTATTAAAGATGTCGACTTCGAAATAACTGCTTCAATAAATCTGACAGATGATCAAATACTGATTGCCGGAGATAGAGAAAATTATATAGTAAATACTCGTTTGGCCAATCGATTTCTCGATAAGCGCCTCAAAAAAGTTAACCAAACAGTATTTGTTGATCTCATGGTGTTGCTTAGGGACGAACAAGGCATGGTCTCAAAAAAGCTAGATTTGATTAAATCTGTTGAGAATAATACACCAATGGTGATTTCTTATGATGAATTTTTATTCGAATTAAGCTTCGCCGCGAATAACTTTGTAGATCGTGATGTATTGAAATTTCAATATAGGTTAGTTGGTTTGAATAATAGTTGGGTTGACGCTTCTACGAAAAATGCATCAGCCACTTACTCAACATTGCCAAGCGGAGACTATTTATTTGAAGTCCGTGTCGTGGATCCCAAAAGTGCAAGTATACAACCCGTAAATTCATTAAAGATTAAGGTTCGACCTCCTTATTGGCAGACCTGGCAGGCTTACACTGTCTATATTATTGCGTGTATTCTTGCTTTAATTGGTTTTTCTAAATATCGAACTTTTCAGCTTAAGTCCCTCAATGAAAGGTTAGAGTCCTCTGTTCTAATACAAACAAAGGAATTGGCTACAAGTAAACGGAGGTTAGGTGATGCGTTGCACCATAAAGAATTATTGTATGCAAATGCATCTCATGAGTTTAGGACACCACTTGCTTTAATTTCTGGCCCTATTGAACAACTTGCGAAGTCTATTACAGACGAAAAATCAAAAAGGTTTTTAGATATATTGAGGCTTAATGCATTTCGACTAACTAATCTAGTCGACCAAGTACTTGAATTATCGAAAATAGATTCGAGTAGGTTGGATGATAAGGTTCACTATGATCTTTATAACTCTATTCAAATAATCGTTGAATCATTTAGACCAATTTCGTTAAGTAAAGGACAGCAATTAATTTTTAAAAATACGTGTGAGGGAACTGGTACTTACATTGCTGACTCTTTGGAAAAAATACTTTCGAATTTACTAATGAATGCTTTTAAATATAACAACGAAGGTGGTGATGTCGTTGTTTGTGTTTCAAGCGTAGATAGTACTCTCACAATAGAAATAGCTGATCATGGTTTAGGAATAGAAGCTGAAAACATGGATTTGATTTTTGACCGATTTACTCGATTGGAAAACGCTTCCGAAGCCAATGGATCCGGTTTAGGCTTAGCAGTGGTCAAGGAGCTGGTTAACGCTAATGGGGGCAATATAGAAGTCGAAAGTCAAATTGGCGAGGGTACAAAATTTATAATTAGCCTTCCAAAAAGTAATGTTACTTCTATTACAGAATCTGAATTGTTTGTATCTACTTCAATCGATAATAACAAAACTGAATTGGAAGTTGTCGATATCGATAGCACTATATCAAGTGTAAATAATGAAGCTACTAAGAAGCTTTCAATCCTGATAGTGGAAGACCAAGTCGATATGCGTAATTATTTAAGTTTAATTTTTAGCAAGGAATACGATTGTTATTCTGCTAAAAATGGACAAGAAGGGTTCGAAAAGTCATTGGAAATAATACCGGATATTATTGTTACTGACCTGATGATGCCAGTGTCAGATGGTTTTGAGCTAGCCGGCAAGATAAGGGAAAACGAACTGACGTCCCATATTCCCATCATCATGTTGACTGCCAAAGGCGATGATAAAACTCGAATGGCGAGCTGGGGACACCATATTGATCAATATATCAAGAAACCTTTTAATAACTTAGAATTGTTGGCTAGGGCGAAAAATTTACTAGAAATAAGACGAAAGATCTCACAAAAATATAATTTCAATGGTGTTGAAAATAAGGATATTTTCGAATTAAATAGCGATTGCATGTCTTCTGAGCGGGATACGCGCTTTTATGACAAATTTATTGACTGGTTAGAAGATAACTATAAAGATAATCGTTGTAGTAGAAGTCGAGCAGTTATTGAACTCGCCATAAGTGAAAGGCAATTAAATCGTAAACTCACCGCATTTACTAATTCTAGTTTTACTGAACTACTGAGAAAATACCGCCTTATTAAAGCTAAAGACGATTTACTCAATGGCAAGCAGATAACTGAAACTGCCTTTAATGTTGGTTTTTCATCGTCGGCTTATTTTAGCAACAAGTTCAAAAAGGAATTTGGGCTGTCTCCCAAAGCTTATATCAAAAAAATGAAAGCGGATTAA
- a CDS encoding PEP-CTERM sorting domain-containing protein, protein MLVTLACCSAPAFSTLVYSDTNGTGDFWARPVESGPIISTLGPVQYHVQSFYTAGSGEFNFSSVQDYDGYLHLYEFDFSPSDQLVNLLAGDDDGAGGIGTSEFSFNLVGFQQYYLVTSAFAAGDIGSFTNTVSADDSDIAVFAGMVSVPEPSTFAIFSLGLVGLASRRYTK, encoded by the coding sequence ATGTTAGTAACGCTGGCATGTTGCTCAGCGCCAGCTTTTTCGACGTTAGTTTATTCAGACACTAATGGGACTGGGGATTTTTGGGCTCGTCCAGTTGAATCAGGACCGATTATTTCAACACTTGGGCCGGTTCAATATCATGTACAAAGTTTTTATACTGCTGGTTCGGGAGAATTCAATTTTAGCAGTGTCCAGGATTATGATGGTTATTTGCATCTATACGAATTTGATTTCTCGCCAAGCGATCAATTAGTCAATTTGTTAGCCGGTGATGATGATGGTGCAGGCGGTATAGGCACCTCAGAATTTAGTTTCAATTTAGTGGGTTTTCAGCAATATTATTTGGTGACAAGCGCGTTCGCAGCCGGAGATATTGGCAGCTTTACCAATACCGTAAGCGCAGATGATAGTGATATTGCGGTATTCGCTGGAATGGTTTCTGTGCCCGAGCCATCTACATTCGCTATTTTTTCCCTAGGTTTGGTGGGGTTAGCATCACGTCGTTATACAAAATAA